In the genome of Zootoca vivipara chromosome 6, rZooViv1.1, whole genome shotgun sequence, the window ccatatcaccctggcaaacttgtggcactctaggttttcaccatactgcccttcctgtgtgactctaggacacaaactgtccccttttccttaggtaagttttgcccttttctgagtctccacctctgtgagttttaatacactgctggaataaccaagagtagacgatactctttggcacaaaaagaaaatgaattttattttcttgagaacataggtttttcttttcttaacgatgcataagtttacaagcttagttacagttatacattaactctgtcaggcTTTAacttcaagttgttgttgttgttgtttagtcgtgtccgactcttcgtgaccccatggaccatagcacgccaggcactcctgtcttgcactgcctcccgcagtttggtcaaactcatgttcgtagcttcgagaacactgtccaaccatctcgtcctctgccgtccccttctcctagtgccctcaatctttcccaacatcagggtcttttccaaggaacttcaagttatcctaagcctaacctaaaccaccactatcctggccccacatccttcttcttccctcttcgtcaccacactccctctctccctcttccaactgccaaaatggttattccctcttttttaaaccgggcaccgtcctacctcctaaagatgcgctgtcagttaagatggaggtggattaactctttctaatccagggtgtaataaatcttccacaGCCTGTCCCAGATCAGGAAGGCACCCGTCTGATAGTTAATTCTTTATTGGCAAGAGAAACTCTTCCAGGTTTCCGACCACGCCCATGGCTGAATGGCAGGTGCGTGGCCTCAGGTCCTTTGCCTCATCGGCTTGCAGCAGCACATCTCCCACTGCCCTGTCAAAGGCATCAGCCTCCACCATAAAGGGAGGATCGGGGTTGGGTGTGTTAGGTGAGCCTCAGAGGCAAATAGCACCTTTATCTCAGCTTCACTTTGGGGAATATctggtttctctctcttcctccccacgaCTCTGCACTCCTCCAACCTGTCCCATGCAGCTCTACGAAATGTTCTCAGGCATCATGCAGTACCTGCCAGGCCCACAGCAGGAAGCCTTCAAGCAACTCTTAGGGTTGGAGAAGTTCATCACAAGGAAAGTAAAAGCCAATGAGGAGACCCTGGACCCCAACTCCCCTCGGGATTTCATCGACTGTTTCCTTGTGAAAATGCAAGAGGTATGATTATTCCGTTCTAAGAACTGTGGTGATTTTCTTGGGAAAGAAACTTGTCTTGCCCCATGCCAACTTGGAGGGCCATGAATTGAAGGCACCTTTTCAACAGTCTGCGGCTGTCCATATCCCCTTATCTGATTGACCATTGCAGCTCAGCTGAACAGTAAGAGAAAGACGCCTTGTAGGAAAGGCTTTAGACTATAACAATGTTTAATAAAAGaaacctcctccttcccctcttccttctggctaggaaaaggaaaacccacACTCTGAGTTCTCCCTAAGGAATCTGGTTTTGACTACCCTCGCCGTTTTCTTTGCTGGCACAGAAACTGTCAGCACCACCTTGCGTTATGGCTTCCTTCTTCTGCTGAAATACCCAGAGGTTCAAGGTGACTGCAGAATGGGGCGGAAGGGGGGGATACCGCCTTCCTTCCTTTGCGAGGATGCCTGTTAGCTTTCCCAGCTATGAGAGGTCTCCCTTTTCTTATATCCTGCTGATTTCTCAATAGAGAAGGTCCAAAAGGAGATTGAGCGTGTGATTGGCCGGAATCGCAGTCCCAGCATGAACGACCGGCCCCTGATGCCCTATACGGATGCTGTGATCCATGAGATCCAGAGATTCTCTGACATAATTCCTATGGGAGTATCACGACGAGTGACCCGTGATACTCAATTCTGGGGATACACCATTCCCAAGGTATtactttttcctcctttttttttataaaaaaaatccccttttaaaaaaaattcctgagACCCCACCCTTCAGTGCTATTTCCAGATATGGATAATGGGCCAGTTAATATTCCCAATATTCTCATCTGTCATTCGCTGTGGAGTCAAAACCATAATAAAAGCagagaagcccagccagatgaaaCCACCTTGGGTCCATCATGCCTAGCATTCCTCTTCCCCAAAATGGCTAACCAGATCCCTGTGAGAAGACCACACAAAGAGGACAGGCGTGTTTTAAAATTCCTTATGAGTGTTTATTAttatgagggagggaggcacactTCACCAAGGGAGGAAATATAGAAATGGGGAACTGTCACAGATTTCATAACAGAAGAATCTGCCATTTCTCCCGTATCTtctcatttctctccctctcttgctcAGGGAACTGAAGTGTTTCCCATGCTTGGGTCTGTGCTGAGAGACCCTCGACATTTTGCAAGACCAGACATGTTTGACCCCCAGCACTTTCTGGATGGGAATGGGCAGTTCAAGAAGAATGAGGCTTTTATGCCTTTCTCTATTGGTGAGTCCTCAGCagccccgggggtggggggagtttacAGCAAATCATAGCCCAACCACCGGTAACAATAGTGGACCAATTGAAGTGAGAGAAATTGCTAGAAGATGGTGCTGCTGCAGATTCCACCCCCAGAATTACGCTGTCTGTCCAGCGGTATCTCTTTTCCCTTCTACATAAAATCCCTTTGCCAACTAGAGGtaaaactcgggaaattagaatatcgccgaaaagtgtgtttatttcagtaatgcaacttattattattattttttaatttttacaaatgctttcttttggaaattccacagtaataaaacaaatagttacaataatgcaaaaaataaacaaaaataaacatcgctattacatttcattaattacattccatttataattgacccacctaacgacaaataattacaattacaacaaataaaggcttgacatatcttgctttgcatgtcatgcatctatctcatatattgtttttgccttttaagctgcattactgaaataaatgcacttttcaacgatattctaattttccgagtttcacctgtatgcacACCAAAGGACCAATGGTGTTATTTTATGCATGGTTGTGTGGGTTGGAGGAGTTTTTGCCCGAACATTTCCAAGCAGCCTATAACAGCCTGcctttgctttcttcctcttccctaggGAAACGCTATTGCTTTGGAGAGCAGCTAGCCCGGAtgcaactcttcctcttcttcaccagCATCCTGCAGAACTTCCACATCAAATCTCCCATCCCACCTGAAAAGATTGACGTCTCTCCCATGCTGGTTGGCTTTGTCACCCTTCCACATTTTTATGAGATGTGTGCCATTCCCCTCTGAAGCAGGACTTGAAGAAGTGGAGCCCCATCGTCACCCACCTTGGCCACCCAAGTGTCAAAGGAGGAGGCATTTTTCAACATGTAAAACACCAGAACAGGCTAACCATACCAAGTCTTGATTCTTTCTTTTGAATTTCCATTAGCTCTGTTTccatttgtggaatttctttaCTCTGCATTTCTTTTGGAATCGATCTCACAGGTGAATAAATATCTGGTCCCTGGCtctctgccctcttcctcctctaccCACTTCCCCGAGGCacctctcctctttcccctttctgaCCATCAGCATCCCTCctggcatctagtccaaccatggaatgcccccccccatccttcttTCCCTTGTGGTCTGTTTGCCAACATTCCTTTGCTGACACTTTCCCAGTGAGTAGCTAAGGAAGAATAGTTAACCCTGCGGGTTATGACAGTTGCTGGTAGGGTTTACAGCCAGAGGTCAGCCATAACCTAGGAAATCTTGCCTCTCTGGGATCTTGTCATCTCTCAATCCACAGTATGAGGAGGGACAGGAGGCAACGCTGGTGCATTGTTTGGATCTGAGTCCTCCTCGGGAAGACTCAGGGACCCTGAAGAGGGGACATCACATCATCTGCCAACTAAGGGCACCTTTTGAGCCCCACCTCCATTGTAACTCAAAGTTTCTTCAATGTCATCTGTTCCATTAACCTTGGGAATATGTTTGAGCGTGGAGATGGAAAATTTCTCACCTTTAACCAGCTGATAATGCAACTACTTCAGTCCCCTTTATAAATTTTTCTCAATGCCTCAAATACTTAGGGCCATTTTACCCTGTCAAAGGCTTTTGTAGCacgtaaaaataataaaacagtaactTGTTTATCTCTGCTTTCCTCACAATGTATACTACTTTTTCAATATATGTACTCAGGTTCCTTCTCTTAATAAATCTAGTTAATATAATCCATTAATGTTTTTGAGTCTTCTTGCTATGGCAATTGCCAGAATTTTAGCAATGACCATTTTTAACAATTTTCTAATTTTCTGAAATTACTTCTTTGTCTACATATTTAGTATCTTGCAGCTTTATTTCTTGTGAATGTTCATTTTTCTGCTGCACCCCTAATTGAGGAAGCTGCAAGATCAAATATTTCATCTTGGTTCTCTATTCTCTTCTCTTACCCACATTTCTGCTTATAAGGCATACCCGAAACATGGCTGTAAAATCTTCCCACAGTGTTCCAATGTCATCAGCTGTTCCCACGTTgtgaataaagaaataacaaaaatTGCATTGTTTAAATCTACTTTTCAACTGTATATGCCTTTTGTTGCACACTTTACTAAGGTTGCCCCAAGATTTTGTAAGACCAGACATGTTTGGCCTCCAACACTTTCTGGATGGGAATGGACAGTTCAAGAAGAATGAGGCTTTTTTGCATTTCTCTGTTGGTGAGGCCTcagcagccgctgggagaggaggggtgacAGCGCATAACAGCCCAACATAGTCGACCAATAGAAGTGCAAAGAATTCGCCAGTTCAAAACACCTGCAGTTGCTGCTGCAGATGTAACCCTGAATTACCCTGTCTCTCCAAACagtctctcttttcctttctacAGAAAAATCATTTTGCAAACCATAAGTGTTTTATCCAGGGGTGTGTGGTTTAGAGGAGTCTTAGCACAAGCACTCACAAGCAGGTTACAGCAACAGCCTTAAAGCCCATCTTTGCCTCCATCCTCTTTCCTAGGAAAACATGATTGCTTTGGAGAGTGGCTGAGCCATTTCACTTCCCTTGCTTCTCAAAATAGCCCTTATTAAATAAAGCTATCTCCACATATTTAGTATCTTGCAACTTTACATTTCCTTGCAACCAGCAGTTGTTCATAGGAACCTGTGACCAGTCACTTATACGCTGCAATTCAGATTAAGAAAGATCCAAGATTGAATCTTCCCTCCTCTGTTTCTTTTACTTTCTGTTACCagcaccaatatatatatatatatatatatatatatatatatatatatatatatatatatatatgtttatatgtttatatagaaatatacatttatatatgtataaaacaGCCTGAGGGAAGAGGATTCTGACAGAGCTCACGCAACTCTGACGTCATATCTGCCTTGGTCCTTGCAGAGGGAGAAACAGACAAGGACAAAGATATTTATACCTTTAATTATCAGATGGGCAGCCTTGAGTTTCTTTGAAACCTGTGCTTCAAAGTTTTGGGAAAGTTGACTCAGACAGCTCACAGGCAGCAGAGAGAGTTTTAGCAAACTTCACCTGGGCAATAAAAAGAAACTGCCAGCTCCAAAAAGCCCGTAAGCACTAAATTTGAGATAAATCTGAGAACAGACAGAAAATAATACTGCATTTTCAAAATACCAACAGAGCAATTCTTCTTTGGTTAGTTGGCTAGGCTACAAACGGGGATGGGCTCTTGTTCAGAACTGGGCTGTTCACATTTCATAAGAAGGAAATATTTTGGGCCAATGAAGGAGTCTTCAAAGTCGAACCTGAAAACAGGACCTCGTCTTGACTATTCAAAAAGCACAAACttccctgtctctctcacacacacagccaaataaTCAAGAGGGCTTTTCTGAAATGTGTAAAAACTCCCTGTAGTgtcatgagagagagaaaattctctatgcactttctccatgtcatgcataattttgtaaaaTTATATCAGGTCCCCTCTTGCTTTTTATCTAAGCTAAAAAGGCTGCAATCTTTCAACATAGCGAAGTTGCTCAatccccttgatcatcttggttgtccctTCCTGAGTCTTTTCTCAACTCTAAAATGTCCTTTTCAGGTGAGCTTATGAGAACTGCACACTAACGTTCTCTGTCCACTGGAAGAAGCACTCAGCCTAACCGGCCCAGTTCTATTTCTGTTCAAATGACCCAGTTTCCGAGCGTTCTTGTAAACTGATATCTGAAGTGCATGTGCTCAAGATGACAACCTCCATAGCCATGCCTTTTTGAAGGCTAtgcagcaaaaaaaatcaaagcaggccttttctttttaataccaAGCCATATTTCTCCACATAATTCCCAATGGCCCTCACTGTGCTTAACGTCCAGCCTGATAAAGAAGTCCTGCTGTACTCAGAGGCTTGTGGAATAAAGGAACTTTGAGGGTTTTCAAGATAAAAGTGACCATGCCTGCTCATGTCACAAATACCCACTTTCAATGTTTGGCTGATTTGGTGGGCTTCTCCCTGAGAAAagcttatatatatatggttGACAAATGGTGCTGCATTCTTCCTTTGACATAAATGGTGGTGCTTTGCCCCTGCCTGTTCCTGTTCTGCTTACACCATTGTTggggactactgcaatgcactttatgtgggCCTGCCCTTGTATTTGATTCTGGGATTCTGTCTCTATCATTGACTCCCTGGACTACTCTATCACTGCCGCAGCCACCCCTTTGCAGCCTCTTTCTCAGCTGCTCTCCTCCTAGTCTTAGACCAGCAGAGACCCTGTCAAATGATTCAGAATTCTGAGCAATGGGGTGAGAGAATTGTGCTTGCCTCTGGGACTCCTTGAAGCTCCCTTGGTTGGTGCAGGCAACTCCCTTTCACCACTATCTGTCCATCTGAACTTTGCTCTGGAAGGTCTTCTCTTGACCTGAAAGAAGATGTTGAGCAGAGAGTAAACAAGTTGCACAACTTCAAGAAGCGGGTTCTTTCAAAGATATGTAAAAGGCTCAAGTCAGGCTGGGCAGGTATTTTCTCTTCCCAGCTGGTCAGTAACACATTGCCTGTAGAGCTCCACAGGAGACCCGCAACCTCCCCATGGATCCCCTGGGAGCAGCAGCCCTTTTCCTGGTCATCTGCCTCTCTTGCCTGATGGTCCTCTCAACATGGCAGCAGATGCACCGCAAAAGCCAGATGCCACCTGGACCAACACCCCTCCCCTTCATTGGGAACCTGCTCCAAGTCAACACAAGTGATATGTACCGTTCACTCATAAAGGTAACTTTCTATAGTGTGTCAGTTATCCACTCTCTGATTTGTTATTATCAAATCGTTTTGTATACTGCTGCTTAATGAAGATAACTcatatccacccacccacccaacctctctctctctctctctctctctcccccccccacttgacaCAACATCTCCTCATAACTCTCCTTCCACCACATTCTCCAACTTTTGATCTCTCTGAGGTCTATGAGGTGTTGGGGAGAAGCAGTATACCTGGTGGGGGACACAGCATGTTCCTTTTGGGTTGTtaattccctctcccctccatggctccaagaagctgtcagcatgcaacagtggccagaCGCCAGGAAACAGCTGAAACTCACCGGCTGAAACAGGTGAAGGAATCCAGTGGGTTGCAAACCCTTAGTTAGTTAGGGAGGTGCCTAGTATGCGATGATCAGCTGCAGAAGACTGAGACCAAATGcaggtccaacagtcaagaaagcagtttctgcatgaagagagaaatgggggacagaaggggctcatcaacctgagaaGGAAGAAAACCTAGGAGAACTCTTATCCTAAACCACCACTGCTTTGTGATTACACTCATTCATGGGAAAGGAGGAAACCCcgaggggaggggaaatctgtACCCGCTGCCTTGTGAGATATCTTTGGGGGATAAAGATTAGACCATatgcaaatccagagtggagtccctaaggcgctTGGATGATGTCTTGctcacctccttctggcaactcctgcagccaagctggtgcaagTGTATTGCTTTGTTTCCCCTCGGGCCACATCACTGAGGCTGTGAATAGGATCTTGTCCAGGAACCccctacacactgcccaggcttgcaccccggaaAGGTAACTTTGGTGCTGTAGATACAGATTTTCTCTCTTCATTATTCTGTTTCATGGAATTTGGGAATGGAGGGAACTGCCGATAGCTGATAGCCGCAATGGatctgctttgcctccacagttggaggcagcaatgcctctgcatcccagtttctggaaaccacatgagggcatctggctggtcactctAAGGACAGGATAATGGACTCTAGATGTGCTCCCTTttaacctgatccagcaggctctccttgtgCTCTCTTTTCACAGATCCATGAAAAATATGGTCCTGTCTACACCATCCACTTAGGGCCTCGCCGTGTTGTGGTCTTGTGTGGATACGATGCTGTGAAGGAGGCCCTGGTGGACAAGGCTGAAGAGTTCAGCGGCCGTGGAGTGCATGCCACGTTTGACTGGCTTTTCCAGGGTTACGGTCAGTCTCTTCTTGGGCAGTCCTTGGCCAGAGCACATTATTACTGGCATTTATATGGCACCTTTTAGCAAGCATAGTACTGGAGTGTCTCAATGGTGGTTCTGTGCCATAGATTATTGTTATTTCCATTTTACTGAGGAGGTAAGTGAGCCTGGGAGTCTCTCTccatataaaaaaaacaccacacatatCTTAGGATGTTCTCCCAAAACCTGaattctgaactttaaaactgCACAAGATTTGAAAATGAAGACattttcatcattattatttgttggaggtgggggggaatcTCCATCACTGTGTGTTTTCAGCCACATTCCCACTGAGTgcacattctcctcctcctcctccttccctttactCCTCCTTTGCTTTTTAGGGGTTTGCTTCTGTACCTGGGAACGGGCCAAACCGCTACGCCGATTCTCCATCACGACGCTGAGGAATTTTGGGATGGGAAAGAGATCCGCCGAAGAGCGGATCCTGGAGGAGACCCACTTCCTGCTGGAATCCCTGAGGGCAACAAAAAGTGAGCTCAGTTTTGGTATCTTCAAGAAATGTGGCATAATGGCTTACAGATACTGTAATGGAAACTGTTGGCAGTTAGCTGAGAATTTAATGCTGATAAACAGAATCTTTGGGTTTAATTTAGATGATGTTTCATGAGTTTTTACAATAAGaattaattgttgtttttatgtgatACTCTTCTAATTAATAttctgcaagccaccttgagggcTTTAGATGAACAGCGAGGGAGAAATCTGCAGATAAAAGAAAAAACCATTAAAGACTGGATTGATTTGCAAAGGCTTGCCTTGATTTGCTCCAGGGTTGAGTGACTTGGGGGTCTCTCTTTCTAGGTGAACCCTTTGACCCAACTTTTGTCCTGAGCCGCTCAGTGTCCAACATCATCAGCTCCATCACCTTTGGCAACCGCTTTGAATACGAAGATCAGGAGTTTCTCTCCATGCTCCTCACTATGCTGGAAACCTTCCAGTTTACTTCCACCTCTTGGGGACAGGTAAATTGGAGGAGAAGTGGAGGACTTCCATCGTGAGTTTGTGAATAATGCAATTTCTCTTTATCTACTCAAGGCATGGTATGCAGGACAGCCACCACTGGGTGGGGCTCTCTCATTACCCCAAAGTCCAGCAATGGTCAAGACACAGGGTTAGAAGCTGCAGCATCACCAGCTAAGGAGCTAGATCACATTCAGGGGTCTGAGTGAGCCTGACCAGAAAAGCTAATATTACAGTCTTCCATACCAGCAGAAACTACGCAGGTTCTCCACAAGTGGGCAGAACTTGGGAGAAGCTTAAAAATGGTTTTGATATCTGTtggagcaggggcgtacccaggatcaaaattaggaggGCAAGGGGCgtggccaaggcacaggaggggaggggccacagtgggaatatgggcggggctacgtggcctgcgcctttcagctcttccaaggaggcggccccaggctcccgctcccggcgcgaagctccaaaagcgcgcggggagcgtaagcctgtggccgccacgctgcgcccttCAGCTTTTGgttctaggggggcaactgccccctcccccgcctacgcccatgtgtTGGAGCAAGCATCTCACtctgagctctccatggtgctgcaacACCTTATCTGCCTTGCTCTTTGGTCAGGCTCTGCCCGGAGCCAGTTTACACTTTGCTTCAACCAGAGCAAATCTCAGATTGAGGCACTGAAGCTTGAATTCCACACTTTTCCAGTCTCCCTTCTTTTCAAGACTCCTGTTTTTCCCAAACCTTTCATGATAACGATGACCCAAGGGAGGGAGGAACTCCTGCTTCTGCCTGCCCCCAAAATCAATCTAAACTGAATTTGTTCaatatcttttctctctcttcctccactgAACTCTGCATTCCTCCAAACACAGCTGTACGACATGTTCTCGGGCATCATGCAGCACCTGCCTGGCCCACAAGATAAAACCTTCAAGAAGCTGTTGGGTCTGAAGGAGTTTATTACAAAGAAGGCAAAAGCAAACATGGAGACCCTGGACCCCAACAACCCTCGAGATTTCATTGATTGCTTCCTAGTGAAAATGCAGCAGGTAAGATTATGTTCTTCTAAGGACTATGATGAATTTCTGTGGACAGAAACTTTGTAGACTCtgtttctgtctgtctttctttctttaataaatctttattgaattaaaatacaaatatatacacatacatatacatacataaagataaaaagaaaaggttAATTCGAAacgagaggaaaaaagaaaaaaacactgaaaaAAGAAATTTGCATTATTATAAaatcattcattaaatttctaaatAAAACTTCCAATTCTTCTCATTGTACCTCTATCGTTATTTACATTTAGCGCACAGCCTTCTGTTACCCTTATTTATCTTCGTGTACTCTAGTAAATTAACATTTACACATTGTGTTTTACAAGGATCAATTGAATTCTGCAAGGAGCTTGTTACTTGTACTGTATGTTTTTAAGTAATCTTTTAATAATTTCCACTCTTTGTATACTTTCTGATTGGAAAGCCCTCTTACTTTCCCTGTCATCTTTGCCAGTTGGAGGTATTCAGTCATAAGCGTCTGCCATTCTATTATCGTGGGTactgtttcttttttccaatttcttACCACTAATATTCTGGCTGCTGTAGTTCCATACATAAACAATGGCCTTAAAGCTTTTCCGATTTCCGCTGTCATTATTCCTAGGAGGAAGGCTTCTGGCCTTTTTCCGAATGTAAATCTAAATAACTTTTTGAATTcaatgtatagtggtacctcgggttaagaacttaattcattctggaggtctgttcttaacctgaaactgttcttaacctgaggtaccactttagctaatggggcctcccgctgccaccacgccaccggagcacgatttctgttctcatcctgaaacaaagttcttaacctgaggtactatttctgggttagcggagtctgtaacctgaggcatctgtaacccgagggaaagggaaagggacccctgaccattcggtctagttgcggacgactctggggttgtggcgctcatctcactttactgaccgaggcagccggcgtacagcttcacgGGGTCAtatgtccagcatgactaagccgcttctggtgaaaccagagcagcgcacagaaacgctgtttaccttcctgccggagcggtacctatttatctacttgcactttgacatgcttttgaactgctaggttggcagaaagtaacccgaggtaccactgtataatttatCCCAAAATTCATGGATGACTgtgcagttccaccacatgtgtaagTATGACCCAGTCTcttttttgcatctccagcagattggtgatctgcctttctatattTTAATAAGTTTTGCTGGAGTATGATgccatctataaatcattttcattatgttctcTCTAACATTATAGCACGCCATGAATttcatggatggctttaaaagaggattagacacaatGATGAGGAGAGTTCTATTGAAGGCTATTGGCCAGGATGGCTGTACCCTGCGCTCCGCAGTTGGTTGCAACCATGCTTCTCAATACAGTTTgttggaaaccacgggaggggagaagACTCTTCTGTTCGAACCCTCCTTCCcagtggggcatctggttggctgctgtgaaaacaggatgctggactagatgggcctgattcagcaggcacctcTCCTTTGCCTATGTAACCGTTTTGCGCAAAAGGACTGTGTGACACCTCCCTCCCACTCCACCCAACCATCTGTTCCCCACACAATTACTGGGCTCCTTTTCAGCACTCCACGACTGTCCCCTCCCCCTCATTGGATTGAGCATGACATCACTGCAGCTCAGCCAATCAGTAGGGGGGAGAGAGCTTCATAGACAGGAGGCAGTTGGATAGTAGCCTATCCCAAAATATAATCTGTGAATCatcctctttctcctttttcttcttgctaggaaaaggaaaacccaaACTCAGAGTTCTTCCTAGAAAATTTGGTTTATACGACAGCTAACATCTTCTTTGGTGGCACAGAAACAGTCAGCACCACCTTGCGCTATGGGATTCTGCTTCTTCTGAAATACCCGGAGATTGAAGGTGAATGCTGAAGCAGGTGAAAAGGAGGGTGGAGAAACGTCTTTGTTTTTGCCAGTTATGAACTGGGATTCTTGTTTAGCTCCCCGGAAGGTACAAATGGACATGTGTCCTTGCCTTCCTATGGGAGGGTCCCTCTTTGTTTTCCCAGCTATGAGCTGGGATTCTTCTTTAGCT includes:
- the LOC118086690 gene encoding cytochrome P450 2A13-like; protein product: MYFPFPAGQQHIACRAPQATCNLSMDLLGAAALFLVICLSCLTILSTWRQMHRKSQMPPGPTPLPFIGNLLQVNTSDVYRSLMKIREKYGPVYTIHLGPRRVVVLCGYDAVKEALVDQAEEFGGRGKQATFDWLFRGYGVAFSNGERAKQLRRFSIMTLRNFGMGKRSVEERILEEAHFLLESLRATKSAPFDPTYMLSRTVSNVISSIAFGDRFEYEDQEFHSLLSMMLGSLRFTATSWGQLYEMFSGIMQYLPGPQQEAFKQLLGLEKFITRKVKANEETLDPNSPRDFIDCFLVKMQEEKENPHSEFSLRNLVLTTLAVFFAGTETVSTTLRYGFLLLLKYPEVQEKVQKEIERVIGRNRSPSMNDRPLMPYTDAVIHEIQRFSDIIPMGVSRRVTRDTQFWGYTIPKGTEVFPMLGSVLRDPRHFARPDMFDPQHFLDGNGQFKKNEAFMPFSIGKRYCFGEQLARMQLFLFFTSILQNFHIKSPIPPEKIDVSPMLVGFVTLPHFYEMCAIPL
- the LOC118086694 gene encoding cytochrome P450 2A3-like isoform X2, with translation MDPLGAAALFLVICLSCLMVLSTWQQMHRKSQMPPGPTPLPFIGNLLQVNTSDMYRSLIKVTFYRVCFCTWERAKPLRRFSITTLRNFGMGKRSAEERILEETHFLLESLRATKSEPFDPTFVLSRSVSNIISSITFGNRFEYEDQEFLSMLLTMLETFQFTSTSWGQLYDMFSGIMQHLPGPQDKTFKKLLGLKEFITKKAKANMETLDPNNPRDFIDCFLVKMQQEKENPNSEFFLENLVYTTANIFFGGTETVSTTLRYGILLLLKYPEIEEKVHEEIEHVIGLNRIPNMDDRPLMPYTDAVIHEIQRFGDMLPLSLARRVTCDTKFRGYTIPKGTEVFPVLGSVLRDPKHFARPDVFDPQHFLDDNGQFKKNKAFMPFSVGKRYCFGEHLARMELFLILTSILQNFCLKSPIPPEKIDISPMLVGFATVPHFYEMCAIPL
- the LOC118086694 gene encoding cytochrome P450 2A3-like isoform X1 gives rise to the protein MDPLGAAALFLVICLSCLMVLSTWQQMHRKSQMPPGPTPLPFIGNLLQVNTSDMYRSLIKIHEKYGPVYTIHLGPRRVVVLCGYDAVKEALVDKAEEFSGRGVHATFDWLFQGYGVCFCTWERAKPLRRFSITTLRNFGMGKRSAEERILEETHFLLESLRATKSEPFDPTFVLSRSVSNIISSITFGNRFEYEDQEFLSMLLTMLETFQFTSTSWGQLYDMFSGIMQHLPGPQDKTFKKLLGLKEFITKKAKANMETLDPNNPRDFIDCFLVKMQQEKENPNSEFFLENLVYTTANIFFGGTETVSTTLRYGILLLLKYPEIEEKVHEEIEHVIGLNRIPNMDDRPLMPYTDAVIHEIQRFGDMLPLSLARRVTCDTKFRGYTIPKGTEVFPVLGSVLRDPKHFARPDVFDPQHFLDDNGQFKKNKAFMPFSVGKRYCFGEHLARMELFLILTSILQNFCLKSPIPPEKIDISPMLVGFATVPHFYEMCAIPL